In Ascaphus truei isolate aAscTru1 chromosome 5, aAscTru1.hap1, whole genome shotgun sequence, one genomic interval encodes:
- the DENND5B gene encoding DENN domain-containing protein 5B isoform X8, producing MHFLYQWLEADRHGRSQDTENKTSGENFDQSPLRRTFKSKVLAHYPQNVEWNPFDQDAVNMLCMPKGLSFRTQADNRDPQFHSFIITREDGSRTYGFVLTFYEEVTSKQMCTAMQTLYQMHNAEQCSSVYASSSCSMDSLASSIDEADATSLAKLHRYNAYEINKDTLYVSKCICLISPLPFMQACKKFLTQLYKAVTSQQPPPLPLESYIYNLLYEVPLPPLGRSLKFSGVYEPIVCQRPGPNELPLSDYPLRETFELLGLENLVQLFTCVLLEMQILLYSQDYQRLMTVAEGITSLLFPFQWQHVYVPILPASLLHFLDAPVPYLMGLQSKEGTDRSKLELPQEANLCFVDVDNHFIELPEEFPQFPNKLEFIQEISEVLLQYGIPPEGNLHCSESATKLKSLVFDDFVNDKKNGNISSNTINMYELLKGNETIARLQALTKRTGIAMEKINIPAPLTNKDDDHRLQCAEKELKDYKLNVQLREVFANRFTQMFADYEAFVIQAAHDMESWLTNREQMQNFDKASFLSDQPEPYLPFLSHFIETQMFATFIDNKIMSLWEEKDPLLRVFDSRVEKIRSFNVRAPAMRTSIYQKCSTLKDAAQSIEQRLMKIDHSAIHPHLLDMKIGQGKYEQGFFPKLQSDVLLTGPTNNNRWVSRSATAQRRKDRLRQHSEHLGLDNDLREPSEELLIRQNCMAFWEWDKGSPPPARPPKKSFSECSLKYMQEARSLGKPLRQPKLSDLSPAVIAQTNSKFVEGLLKECRMKTKRMLVEKMGHEAVELGHGEANITGLEENTLIATLCDLLERIWSHGLQVKQGKSALWSHLLQFQDREERQEHLAESPVALGPERRKSDTGVTLPSLRVSLIQDMRHIQHLSEIKTDVGRARGWIRLSLEKKLLSQHLKQLLTNQVLTKKLYKRYAFLRCEEEKEQFLYHLLSLNAVDYFCFTSVFTTIIIPYRAVIIPIKKLSNAITTSNPWVCVSGELGDTGVMQIPKNLLEMTFECQNLGKLTTVQLGHDNSGLLAKWLVDCVMVRNEITGHAYKFPCGRWLGKGVDDGSLERILIGELITPVSDEDLGKQSRTPPQQKSPTMARRLSITSLTGKSIKPNAGQIQEGIGEAVNNIVKHFHKPEKERNSLTILLCGESGLVSALEHVFHHGFKSARIFQKNVFIWDFIEKAVAYFETTDQIRDSEEDQLLPRSSCKTFCRYVNTIVAAPRNIGKDGKFQLLVCLGSRDHLLAQWIPLLAECPAITRMYEDSALLRDHMAVNTLVRVLQTLQDFNIVLDGSLIKGVDV from the exons CTTTGCATGCCCAAAGGATTATCATTCAGGACCCAAGCTGACAACAGAGACCCTCAGTTCCATTCATTCATTATAACCAGAGAGGACGGTTCCCGTACATATGGGTTTGTGCTCACTTTTTATGAAGAGGTTACAAGCAAGCAAATGTGCACTGCCATGCAGACTCTTTATCAGATGCACAACGCAGAGCAATGTAGCAGTGTATATGCCTCGTCGTCTTGTAGCATGGACTCCTTAGCAAGCAGTATTGATGAAGCAGATGCCACGTCTTTGGCAAAGCTACACCGGTATAACGCTTATGAAATCAACAAAGACACACTTTATGTTTCAAAGTGCATATGCCTGATTAGTCCTCTTCCCTTTATGCAAGCCTGCAAGAAGTTCCTTACACAGCTTTATAAGGCTGTTACATCTCAGcagccccctcccttacctttggAGAGCTACATTTATAACCTTCTTTATGAAGTACCTCTCCCACCACTTGGGAGATCGCTCAAGTTTTCTGGAGTGTATGAGCCCATAGTTTGTCAGAGACCTGGACCCAATGAACTACCCCTGTCGGACTACCCTTTACGAGAGACGTTTGAGCTGTTGGGATTGGAAAACCTGGTCCAGCTTTTCACGTGTGTTCTTCTGGAGATGCAGATCCTCCTATACTCACAAG ATTACCAGCGTCTCATGACTGTTGCAGAGGGCATCACCTCGCTCCTTTTCCCATTTCAATGGCAACATGTGTATGTTCCAATCCTTCCTGCCTCACTCCTGCATTTCCTTGATGCACCCGTTCCATACTTGATGGGTCTTCAGTCCAAAGAAGGGACGGACCGCTCCAAACTTGAACTTCCTCAGGAG GCTAACTTGTGCTTTGTGGATGTCGATAATCACTTTATTGAACTGCCAGAGGAATTTCCACAATTTCCCAATAAATTGGAATTCATCCAGGAAATCTCTGAGGTTCTCTTGCAATATGGAATACCCCCTGAGGGCAATTTACACTGCAGTGAGAGCGCCACTAAGTTGAAGAGCCTGGTGTTCGATGACTTTGTCAATGACAAAAAGAATGGCAATATATCCAGCAACACAATCAACATGTATGAGCTCCTCAAAGGAAACGAGACGATTGCTCGTCTCCAAGCTCTTACCAAAAGGACAGGCATAGCCATGGAGAAAATTAACATCCCCGCCCCACTGACCAACAAGGATGACGACCATAGGCTGCAGTGTGCAGAGAAAGAGCTTAAGGACTATAAGCTCAATGTTCAGCTCCGGGAAGTCTTTGCTAACCGCTTTACGCAGATGTTTGCAGACTACGAGGCCTTTGTCATTCAAGCTGCACATGACATGGAATCCTGGCTTACAAACAGAGAACAGATGCAAAACTTTGACAAA GCATCCTTTCTGTCGGACCAGCCTGAGCCTTACCTCCCATTCCTCTCCCACTTCATTGAAACCCAGATGTTTGCCACCTTCATAGATAataaaataatgtctttgtggGAGGAAAAGGATCCCTTGCTTCGTGTGTTTGATTCCCGGGTTGAGAAGATACGATCGTTTAATGTTAGGGCTCCAGCAATGAGGACCTCTATTTATCAGAAGTGCTCCACTTTAAAGGACGCAG cTCAATCAATTGAGCAGCGTCTTATGAAGATTGATCATTCTGCTATCCATCCACATTTGCTTGATATGAAAATTGGACAAGGAAAATATGAGCAGGGCTTCTTTCCAAAGCTGCAGTCGGATGTGCTGTTAACAGGACCAACCAATAATAA TCGATGGGTCAGTCGAAGTGCCACAGCACAGCGGAGAAAAGATCGCCTGCGGCAGCATTCGGAGCACCTCGGATTAGACAATGACTTGAGGGAG CCATCAGAGGAGCTTTTGATCCGGCAGAACTGTATGGCATTCTGGGAATGGGATAAGGGGTCCCCCCCTCCAGCACGACCTCCCAAAAAAAGCTTCTCTGAATGCTCTCTG AAATATATGCAGGAGGCTAGGAGTTTAGGGAAACCTCTAAGGCAACCCAAACTGTCAGACCTCTCTCCTGCAGTGATTGCTCAAACTAACTCCAAATTTGTTGAAGGATTACTGAAAGAATGTCGAATGAAG ACAAAACGTATGCTGGTGGAAAAAATGGGTCACGAAGCTGTGGAGTTGGGTCACGGTGAAGCCAATATAACTGGGCTTGAAGAGAATACTCTGATTGCCACTCTCTGTGATCTGCTGGAGAGAATTTGGAGCCACGGTCTTCAAGTCAAACAG GGGAAGTCTGCTTTGTGGTCCCATTTACTTCAGTTCCAGGATAGGGAAGAGAGGCAAGAACACCTTGCAGAATCTCCAG TTGCCCTTGGGCCAGAAAGAAGAAAATCTGACACAGGTGTTACACTGCCATCACTCAGGGTGTCACTTATTCAGGACATGAG GCATATTCAGCATTTGAGCGAGATAAAGACAGATGTTGGGCGAGCTCGCGGTTGGATAAGGCTTTCCCTTGAAAAGAAGCTACTGTCGCAGCATCTTAAACAGCTTTTGACCAACCAAGTTCTCACCAA AAAGCTGTACAAACGTTATGCGTTCCTGCgctgtgaggaggagaaggaACAGTTTCTCTACCATCTCCTTTCACTGAATGCAGTGGATTACTTCTGTTTTACCAGTGTCTTTACAACAATAA TAATTCCATACAGAGCTGTGATCATCCCCATCAAAAAGCTGAGCAATGCAATCACCACCTCCAATCCTTGGGTTTGTGTATCTGGAGAACTGGGTGACACTGGGGTAATGCAGATTCCAAAGAACCTGCTGGAAATGACCTTTGAG tgtCAGAATTTGGGTAAACTGACCACAGTCCAGCTTGGACATGACAACTCAGGACTTTTAGCCAAGTGGCTTGTTGATTGTGTAATGGTCAGGAATGAAATTACAGGACACGCGTACAA GTTCCCATGCGGCCGCTGGTTGGGAAAGGGAGTGGATGACGGGAGCCTTGAGCGAATCCTGATTGGCGAACTGATAACCCCTGTATCTGATGAGGATCTTGGGAAGCAAAGCCGCACCCCACCCCAACAGAAATCGCCCACCATGGCCCGCAGACTGAGCATAACCTCTCTCACGGGGAAAAGTATTA AACCAAATGCAGGACAGATCCAAGAAGGAATTGGGGAAGCTGTGAACAACATTGTAAAACATTTTCACAAACCAGAGAAAGAG AGAAACAGTTTGACCATCCTGCTTTGCGGAGAGAGTGGCCTGGTTTCAGCACTCGAGCATGTCTTTCATCATGGATTTAAATCTGCTCGGATTTTCCAGAAGAACGTTTTCATCTGGGACTTCATAG AAAAGGCTGTGGCTTACTTTGAAACCACTGATCAGATTAGGGACAGTGAAGAAGACCAGTTGCTTCCGAGATCGTCCTGCAAAACGTTCTGTCGCTACGTGAACACCATTGTCGCTGCACCCAGAAATATCGGCAAAGATGGCAAATTCCAACTTCTGGTTTGCCTGGGGTCTCG GGATCATTTGCTAGCCCAATGGATTCCTCTACTGGCAGAGTGCCCAGCCATAACAAGGATGTACGAGGACAGCGCCCTTCTAAGAGACCACATGGCCGTCAACACCCTCGTCCGTGTGCTGCAGACATTGCAAGATTTCAACATTGTCCTGGATGGGTCACTTATTAAAGGAGTCGATGTGTAA
- the DENND5B gene encoding DENN domain-containing protein 5B isoform X7 encodes MSGVSSPAGPGPAPCRFAHYFVVCGTDADSGLEPDELAGENFDQSPLRRTFKSKVLAHYPQNVEWNPFDQDAVNMLCMPKGLSFRTQADNRDPQFHSFIITREDGSRTYGFVLTFYEEVTSKQMCTAMQTLYQMHNAEQCSSVYASSSCSMDSLASSIDEADATSLAKLHRYNAYEINKDTLYVSKCICLISPLPFMQACKKFLTQLYKAVTSQQPPPLPLESYIYNLLYEVPLPPLGRSLKFSGVYEPIVCQRPGPNELPLSDYPLRETFELLGLENLVQLFTCVLLEMQILLYSQDYQRLMTVAEGITSLLFPFQWQHVYVPILPASLLHFLDAPVPYLMGLQSKEGTDRSKLELPQEANLCFVDVDNHFIELPEEFPQFPNKLEFIQEISEVLLQYGIPPEGNLHCSESATKLKSLVFDDFVNDKKNGNISSNTINMYELLKGNETIARLQALTKRTGIAMEKINIPAPLTNKDDDHRLQCAEKELKDYKLNVQLREVFANRFTQMFADYEAFVIQAAHDMESWLTNREQMQNFDKASFLSDQPEPYLPFLSHFIETQMFATFIDNKIMSLWEEKDPLLRVFDSRVEKIRSFNVRAPAMRTSIYQKCSTLKDAAQSIEQRLMKIDHSAIHPHLLDMKIGQGKYEQGFFPKLQSDVLLTGPTNNNRWVSRSATAQRRKDRLRQHSEHLGLDNDLREKYMQEARSLGKPLRQPKLSDLSPAVIAQTNSKFVEGLLKECRMKTKRMLVEKMGHEAVELGHGEANITGLEENTLIATLCDLLERIWSHGLQVKQGKSALWSHLLQFQDREERQEHLAESPVALGPERRKSDTGVTLPSLRVSLIQDMRHIQHLSEIKTDVGRARGWIRLSLEKKLLSQHLKQLLTNQVLTKKLYKRYAFLRCEEEKEQFLYHLLSLNAVDYFCFTSVFTTIIIPYRAVIIPIKKLSNAITTSNPWVCVSGELGDTGVMQIPKNLLEMTFECQNLGKLTTVQLGHDNSGLLAKWLVDCVMVRNEITGHAYKFPCGRWLGKGVDDGSLERILIGELITPVSDEDLGKQSRTPPQQKSPTMARRLSITSLTGKKPNAGQIQEGIGEAVNNIVKHFHKPEKERNSLTILLCGESGLVSALEHVFHHGFKSARIFQKNVFIWDFIEKAVAYFETTDQIRDSEEDQLLPRSSCKTFCRYVNTIVAAPRNIGKDGKFQLLVCLGSRDHLLAQWIPLLAECPAITRMYEDSALLRDHMAVNTLVRVLQTLQDFNIVLDGSLIKGVDV; translated from the exons CTTTGCATGCCCAAAGGATTATCATTCAGGACCCAAGCTGACAACAGAGACCCTCAGTTCCATTCATTCATTATAACCAGAGAGGACGGTTCCCGTACATATGGGTTTGTGCTCACTTTTTATGAAGAGGTTACAAGCAAGCAAATGTGCACTGCCATGCAGACTCTTTATCAGATGCACAACGCAGAGCAATGTAGCAGTGTATATGCCTCGTCGTCTTGTAGCATGGACTCCTTAGCAAGCAGTATTGATGAAGCAGATGCCACGTCTTTGGCAAAGCTACACCGGTATAACGCTTATGAAATCAACAAAGACACACTTTATGTTTCAAAGTGCATATGCCTGATTAGTCCTCTTCCCTTTATGCAAGCCTGCAAGAAGTTCCTTACACAGCTTTATAAGGCTGTTACATCTCAGcagccccctcccttacctttggAGAGCTACATTTATAACCTTCTTTATGAAGTACCTCTCCCACCACTTGGGAGATCGCTCAAGTTTTCTGGAGTGTATGAGCCCATAGTTTGTCAGAGACCTGGACCCAATGAACTACCCCTGTCGGACTACCCTTTACGAGAGACGTTTGAGCTGTTGGGATTGGAAAACCTGGTCCAGCTTTTCACGTGTGTTCTTCTGGAGATGCAGATCCTCCTATACTCACAAG ATTACCAGCGTCTCATGACTGTTGCAGAGGGCATCACCTCGCTCCTTTTCCCATTTCAATGGCAACATGTGTATGTTCCAATCCTTCCTGCCTCACTCCTGCATTTCCTTGATGCACCCGTTCCATACTTGATGGGTCTTCAGTCCAAAGAAGGGACGGACCGCTCCAAACTTGAACTTCCTCAGGAG GCTAACTTGTGCTTTGTGGATGTCGATAATCACTTTATTGAACTGCCAGAGGAATTTCCACAATTTCCCAATAAATTGGAATTCATCCAGGAAATCTCTGAGGTTCTCTTGCAATATGGAATACCCCCTGAGGGCAATTTACACTGCAGTGAGAGCGCCACTAAGTTGAAGAGCCTGGTGTTCGATGACTTTGTCAATGACAAAAAGAATGGCAATATATCCAGCAACACAATCAACATGTATGAGCTCCTCAAAGGAAACGAGACGATTGCTCGTCTCCAAGCTCTTACCAAAAGGACAGGCATAGCCATGGAGAAAATTAACATCCCCGCCCCACTGACCAACAAGGATGACGACCATAGGCTGCAGTGTGCAGAGAAAGAGCTTAAGGACTATAAGCTCAATGTTCAGCTCCGGGAAGTCTTTGCTAACCGCTTTACGCAGATGTTTGCAGACTACGAGGCCTTTGTCATTCAAGCTGCACATGACATGGAATCCTGGCTTACAAACAGAGAACAGATGCAAAACTTTGACAAA GCATCCTTTCTGTCGGACCAGCCTGAGCCTTACCTCCCATTCCTCTCCCACTTCATTGAAACCCAGATGTTTGCCACCTTCATAGATAataaaataatgtctttgtggGAGGAAAAGGATCCCTTGCTTCGTGTGTTTGATTCCCGGGTTGAGAAGATACGATCGTTTAATGTTAGGGCTCCAGCAATGAGGACCTCTATTTATCAGAAGTGCTCCACTTTAAAGGACGCAG cTCAATCAATTGAGCAGCGTCTTATGAAGATTGATCATTCTGCTATCCATCCACATTTGCTTGATATGAAAATTGGACAAGGAAAATATGAGCAGGGCTTCTTTCCAAAGCTGCAGTCGGATGTGCTGTTAACAGGACCAACCAATAATAA TCGATGGGTCAGTCGAAGTGCCACAGCACAGCGGAGAAAAGATCGCCTGCGGCAGCATTCGGAGCACCTCGGATTAGACAATGACTTGAGGGAG AAATATATGCAGGAGGCTAGGAGTTTAGGGAAACCTCTAAGGCAACCCAAACTGTCAGACCTCTCTCCTGCAGTGATTGCTCAAACTAACTCCAAATTTGTTGAAGGATTACTGAAAGAATGTCGAATGAAG ACAAAACGTATGCTGGTGGAAAAAATGGGTCACGAAGCTGTGGAGTTGGGTCACGGTGAAGCCAATATAACTGGGCTTGAAGAGAATACTCTGATTGCCACTCTCTGTGATCTGCTGGAGAGAATTTGGAGCCACGGTCTTCAAGTCAAACAG GGGAAGTCTGCTTTGTGGTCCCATTTACTTCAGTTCCAGGATAGGGAAGAGAGGCAAGAACACCTTGCAGAATCTCCAG TTGCCCTTGGGCCAGAAAGAAGAAAATCTGACACAGGTGTTACACTGCCATCACTCAGGGTGTCACTTATTCAGGACATGAG GCATATTCAGCATTTGAGCGAGATAAAGACAGATGTTGGGCGAGCTCGCGGTTGGATAAGGCTTTCCCTTGAAAAGAAGCTACTGTCGCAGCATCTTAAACAGCTTTTGACCAACCAAGTTCTCACCAA AAAGCTGTACAAACGTTATGCGTTCCTGCgctgtgaggaggagaaggaACAGTTTCTCTACCATCTCCTTTCACTGAATGCAGTGGATTACTTCTGTTTTACCAGTGTCTTTACAACAATAA TAATTCCATACAGAGCTGTGATCATCCCCATCAAAAAGCTGAGCAATGCAATCACCACCTCCAATCCTTGGGTTTGTGTATCTGGAGAACTGGGTGACACTGGGGTAATGCAGATTCCAAAGAACCTGCTGGAAATGACCTTTGAG tgtCAGAATTTGGGTAAACTGACCACAGTCCAGCTTGGACATGACAACTCAGGACTTTTAGCCAAGTGGCTTGTTGATTGTGTAATGGTCAGGAATGAAATTACAGGACACGCGTACAA GTTCCCATGCGGCCGCTGGTTGGGAAAGGGAGTGGATGACGGGAGCCTTGAGCGAATCCTGATTGGCGAACTGATAACCCCTGTATCTGATGAGGATCTTGGGAAGCAAAGCCGCACCCCACCCCAACAGAAATCGCCCACCATGGCCCGCAGACTGAGCATAACCTCTCTCACGGGGAAAA AACCAAATGCAGGACAGATCCAAGAAGGAATTGGGGAAGCTGTGAACAACATTGTAAAACATTTTCACAAACCAGAGAAAGAG AGAAACAGTTTGACCATCCTGCTTTGCGGAGAGAGTGGCCTGGTTTCAGCACTCGAGCATGTCTTTCATCATGGATTTAAATCTGCTCGGATTTTCCAGAAGAACGTTTTCATCTGGGACTTCATAG AAAAGGCTGTGGCTTACTTTGAAACCACTGATCAGATTAGGGACAGTGAAGAAGACCAGTTGCTTCCGAGATCGTCCTGCAAAACGTTCTGTCGCTACGTGAACACCATTGTCGCTGCACCCAGAAATATCGGCAAAGATGGCAAATTCCAACTTCTGGTTTGCCTGGGGTCTCG GGATCATTTGCTAGCCCAATGGATTCCTCTACTGGCAGAGTGCCCAGCCATAACAAGGATGTACGAGGACAGCGCCCTTCTAAGAGACCACATGGCCGTCAACACCCTCGTCCGTGTGCTGCAGACATTGCAAGATTTCAACATTGTCCTGGATGGGTCACTTATTAAAGGAGTCGATGTGTAA
- the DENND5B gene encoding DENN domain-containing protein 5B isoform X2 yields MSGVSSPAGPGPAPCRFAHYFVVCGTDADSGLEPDELAVLYQWLEADRHGRSQDTENKTSGENFDQSPLRRTFKSKVLAHYPQNVEWNPFDQDAVNMLCMPKGLSFRTQADNRDPQFHSFIITREDGSRTYGFVLTFYEEVTSKQMCTAMQTLYQMHNAEQCSSVYASSSCSMDSLASSIDEADATSLAKLHRYNAYEINKDTLYVSKCICLISPLPFMQACKKFLTQLYKAVTSQQPPPLPLESYIYNLLYEVPLPPLGRSLKFSGVYEPIVCQRPGPNELPLSDYPLRETFELLGLENLVQLFTCVLLEMQILLYSQDYQRLMTVAEGITSLLFPFQWQHVYVPILPASLLHFLDAPVPYLMGLQSKEGTDRSKLELPQEANLCFVDVDNHFIELPEEFPQFPNKLEFIQEISEVLLQYGIPPEGNLHCSESATKLKSLVFDDFVNDKKNGNISSNTINMYELLKGNETIARLQALTKRTGIAMEKINIPAPLTNKDDDHRLQCAEKELKDYKLNVQLREVFANRFTQMFADYEAFVIQAAHDMESWLTNREQMQNFDKASFLSDQPEPYLPFLSHFIETQMFATFIDNKIMSLWEEKDPLLRVFDSRVEKIRSFNVRAPAMRTSIYQKCSTLKDAAQSIEQRLMKIDHSAIHPHLLDMKIGQGKYEQGFFPKLQSDVLLTGPTNNNRWVSRSATAQRRKDRLRQHSEHLGLDNDLREPSEELLIRQNCMAFWEWDKGSPPPARPPKKSFSECSLKYMQEARSLGKPLRQPKLSDLSPAVIAQTNSKFVEGLLKECRMKTKRMLVEKMGHEAVELGHGEANITGLEENTLIATLCDLLERIWSHGLQVKQGKSALWSHLLQFQDREERQEHLAESPVALGPERRKSDTGVTLPSLRVSLIQDMRHIQHLSEIKTDVGRARGWIRLSLEKKLLSQHLKQLLTNQVLTKKLYKRYAFLRCEEEKEQFLYHLLSLNAVDYFCFTSVFTTIIIPYRAVIIPIKKLSNAITTSNPWVCVSGELGDTGVMQIPKNLLEMTFECQNLGKLTTVQLGHDNSGLLAKWLVDCVMVRNEITGHAYKFPCGRWLGKGVDDGSLERILIGELITPVSDEDLGKQSRTPPQQKSPTMARRLSITSLTGKKPNAGQIQEGIGEAVNNIVKHFHKPEKERNSLTILLCGESGLVSALEHVFHHGFKSARIFQKNVFIWDFIEKAVAYFETTDQIRDSEEDQLLPRSSCKTFCRYVNTIVAAPRNIGKDGKFQLLVCLGSRDHLLAQWIPLLAECPAITRMYEDSALLRDHMAVNTLVRVLQTLQDFNIVLDGSLIKGVDV; encoded by the exons CTTTGCATGCCCAAAGGATTATCATTCAGGACCCAAGCTGACAACAGAGACCCTCAGTTCCATTCATTCATTATAACCAGAGAGGACGGTTCCCGTACATATGGGTTTGTGCTCACTTTTTATGAAGAGGTTACAAGCAAGCAAATGTGCACTGCCATGCAGACTCTTTATCAGATGCACAACGCAGAGCAATGTAGCAGTGTATATGCCTCGTCGTCTTGTAGCATGGACTCCTTAGCAAGCAGTATTGATGAAGCAGATGCCACGTCTTTGGCAAAGCTACACCGGTATAACGCTTATGAAATCAACAAAGACACACTTTATGTTTCAAAGTGCATATGCCTGATTAGTCCTCTTCCCTTTATGCAAGCCTGCAAGAAGTTCCTTACACAGCTTTATAAGGCTGTTACATCTCAGcagccccctcccttacctttggAGAGCTACATTTATAACCTTCTTTATGAAGTACCTCTCCCACCACTTGGGAGATCGCTCAAGTTTTCTGGAGTGTATGAGCCCATAGTTTGTCAGAGACCTGGACCCAATGAACTACCCCTGTCGGACTACCCTTTACGAGAGACGTTTGAGCTGTTGGGATTGGAAAACCTGGTCCAGCTTTTCACGTGTGTTCTTCTGGAGATGCAGATCCTCCTATACTCACAAG ATTACCAGCGTCTCATGACTGTTGCAGAGGGCATCACCTCGCTCCTTTTCCCATTTCAATGGCAACATGTGTATGTTCCAATCCTTCCTGCCTCACTCCTGCATTTCCTTGATGCACCCGTTCCATACTTGATGGGTCTTCAGTCCAAAGAAGGGACGGACCGCTCCAAACTTGAACTTCCTCAGGAG GCTAACTTGTGCTTTGTGGATGTCGATAATCACTTTATTGAACTGCCAGAGGAATTTCCACAATTTCCCAATAAATTGGAATTCATCCAGGAAATCTCTGAGGTTCTCTTGCAATATGGAATACCCCCTGAGGGCAATTTACACTGCAGTGAGAGCGCCACTAAGTTGAAGAGCCTGGTGTTCGATGACTTTGTCAATGACAAAAAGAATGGCAATATATCCAGCAACACAATCAACATGTATGAGCTCCTCAAAGGAAACGAGACGATTGCTCGTCTCCAAGCTCTTACCAAAAGGACAGGCATAGCCATGGAGAAAATTAACATCCCCGCCCCACTGACCAACAAGGATGACGACCATAGGCTGCAGTGTGCAGAGAAAGAGCTTAAGGACTATAAGCTCAATGTTCAGCTCCGGGAAGTCTTTGCTAACCGCTTTACGCAGATGTTTGCAGACTACGAGGCCTTTGTCATTCAAGCTGCACATGACATGGAATCCTGGCTTACAAACAGAGAACAGATGCAAAACTTTGACAAA GCATCCTTTCTGTCGGACCAGCCTGAGCCTTACCTCCCATTCCTCTCCCACTTCATTGAAACCCAGATGTTTGCCACCTTCATAGATAataaaataatgtctttgtggGAGGAAAAGGATCCCTTGCTTCGTGTGTTTGATTCCCGGGTTGAGAAGATACGATCGTTTAATGTTAGGGCTCCAGCAATGAGGACCTCTATTTATCAGAAGTGCTCCACTTTAAAGGACGCAG cTCAATCAATTGAGCAGCGTCTTATGAAGATTGATCATTCTGCTATCCATCCACATTTGCTTGATATGAAAATTGGACAAGGAAAATATGAGCAGGGCTTCTTTCCAAAGCTGCAGTCGGATGTGCTGTTAACAGGACCAACCAATAATAA TCGATGGGTCAGTCGAAGTGCCACAGCACAGCGGAGAAAAGATCGCCTGCGGCAGCATTCGGAGCACCTCGGATTAGACAATGACTTGAGGGAG CCATCAGAGGAGCTTTTGATCCGGCAGAACTGTATGGCATTCTGGGAATGGGATAAGGGGTCCCCCCCTCCAGCACGACCTCCCAAAAAAAGCTTCTCTGAATGCTCTCTG AAATATATGCAGGAGGCTAGGAGTTTAGGGAAACCTCTAAGGCAACCCAAACTGTCAGACCTCTCTCCTGCAGTGATTGCTCAAACTAACTCCAAATTTGTTGAAGGATTACTGAAAGAATGTCGAATGAAG ACAAAACGTATGCTGGTGGAAAAAATGGGTCACGAAGCTGTGGAGTTGGGTCACGGTGAAGCCAATATAACTGGGCTTGAAGAGAATACTCTGATTGCCACTCTCTGTGATCTGCTGGAGAGAATTTGGAGCCACGGTCTTCAAGTCAAACAG GGGAAGTCTGCTTTGTGGTCCCATTTACTTCAGTTCCAGGATAGGGAAGAGAGGCAAGAACACCTTGCAGAATCTCCAG TTGCCCTTGGGCCAGAAAGAAGAAAATCTGACACAGGTGTTACACTGCCATCACTCAGGGTGTCACTTATTCAGGACATGAG GCATATTCAGCATTTGAGCGAGATAAAGACAGATGTTGGGCGAGCTCGCGGTTGGATAAGGCTTTCCCTTGAAAAGAAGCTACTGTCGCAGCATCTTAAACAGCTTTTGACCAACCAAGTTCTCACCAA AAAGCTGTACAAACGTTATGCGTTCCTGCgctgtgaggaggagaaggaACAGTTTCTCTACCATCTCCTTTCACTGAATGCAGTGGATTACTTCTGTTTTACCAGTGTCTTTACAACAATAA TAATTCCATACAGAGCTGTGATCATCCCCATCAAAAAGCTGAGCAATGCAATCACCACCTCCAATCCTTGGGTTTGTGTATCTGGAGAACTGGGTGACACTGGGGTAATGCAGATTCCAAAGAACCTGCTGGAAATGACCTTTGAG tgtCAGAATTTGGGTAAACTGACCACAGTCCAGCTTGGACATGACAACTCAGGACTTTTAGCCAAGTGGCTTGTTGATTGTGTAATGGTCAGGAATGAAATTACAGGACACGCGTACAA GTTCCCATGCGGCCGCTGGTTGGGAAAGGGAGTGGATGACGGGAGCCTTGAGCGAATCCTGATTGGCGAACTGATAACCCCTGTATCTGATGAGGATCTTGGGAAGCAAAGCCGCACCCCACCCCAACAGAAATCGCCCACCATGGCCCGCAGACTGAGCATAACCTCTCTCACGGGGAAAA AACCAAATGCAGGACAGATCCAAGAAGGAATTGGGGAAGCTGTGAACAACATTGTAAAACATTTTCACAAACCAGAGAAAGAG AGAAACAGTTTGACCATCCTGCTTTGCGGAGAGAGTGGCCTGGTTTCAGCACTCGAGCATGTCTTTCATCATGGATTTAAATCTGCTCGGATTTTCCAGAAGAACGTTTTCATCTGGGACTTCATAG AAAAGGCTGTGGCTTACTTTGAAACCACTGATCAGATTAGGGACAGTGAAGAAGACCAGTTGCTTCCGAGATCGTCCTGCAAAACGTTCTGTCGCTACGTGAACACCATTGTCGCTGCACCCAGAAATATCGGCAAAGATGGCAAATTCCAACTTCTGGTTTGCCTGGGGTCTCG GGATCATTTGCTAGCCCAATGGATTCCTCTACTGGCAGAGTGCCCAGCCATAACAAGGATGTACGAGGACAGCGCCCTTCTAAGAGACCACATGGCCGTCAACACCCTCGTCCGTGTGCTGCAGACATTGCAAGATTTCAACATTGTCCTGGATGGGTCACTTATTAAAGGAGTCGATGTGTAA